In Tepidimicrobium xylanilyticum, one DNA window encodes the following:
- a CDS encoding double-cubane-cluster-containing anaerobic reductase, with protein MLKLPENFENYEEARREGFLKVKALKEKGVPVVGIFCTYTPIELIHAAGAVAVSLCGTSEEPIHYAEKHLPKNLCPLIKSSYGFAISEQCPYFYFSDLIVGETTCDGKKKMYELLGEIKPVHVMHLPQGQDKKHAFEYWREELIRLKEALEDRFNVKITDEILREEIKKRNRERKILLDYYELGKLNPSPITGSEINETIEALGFQFDRKAQCDFILERTRELKEKYDRELKGTKSSRPRILITGCPVGGVRDKVLRTIEDSGADIVAFENCSGVREKMTLVDESKDPIDALTEKYLNVSCSVMTPNPRRFEALDEMIDEYEIDAVIEVVLQACHTFNIESHKVKRFVTEKKKKPYLCLETDYSKTDVGQINTRVNALIEML; from the coding sequence ATGTTAAAATTACCGGAGAACTTTGAGAATTACGAGGAAGCAAGAAGGGAAGGCTTTTTAAAGGTGAAAGCTTTAAAGGAAAAAGGGGTTCCCGTTGTAGGAATATTTTGTACATATACTCCTATTGAGTTAATCCATGCAGCAGGAGCTGTTGCTGTTAGCTTATGTGGCACGTCTGAGGAACCAATACACTACGCAGAAAAACACCTACCTAAGAACTTATGCCCCCTTATAAAATCCAGTTATGGATTTGCCATATCAGAACAATGCCCCTACTTTTATTTTTCAGACCTGATTGTAGGAGAAACCACTTGTGATGGAAAAAAGAAGATGTATGAATTATTAGGTGAGATAAAGCCCGTTCATGTTATGCATTTACCCCAAGGACAGGATAAGAAGCATGCTTTTGAGTATTGGAGAGAGGAATTAATAAGATTAAAAGAGGCCTTAGAGGATAGATTCAATGTGAAAATTACTGATGAGATCTTGAGGGAAGAGATAAAGAAAAGAAATCGTGAAAGAAAAATCCTTCTTGACTATTATGAATTAGGGAAATTAAATCCATCGCCTATAACTGGTAGTGAAATAAATGAAACCATAGAGGCATTAGGATTCCAATTTGATAGAAAGGCCCAATGTGATTTCATATTGGAGCGAACAAGGGAATTAAAAGAGAAATATGATAGGGAATTAAAAGGTACTAAATCCAGTAGGCCTAGGATACTAATTACAGGATGTCCCGTAGGAGGAGTAAGAGATAAAGTGTTGAGGACAATCGAAGATTCTGGTGCTGATATAGTAGCTTTTGAAAATTGTAGTGGGGTTAGGGAAAAAATGACCTTAGTAGATGAAAGCAAAGATCCTATAGATGCGTTAACGGAAAAATACTTAAATGTAAGCTGTTCTGTAATGACACCTAATCCGAGAAGATTTGAAGCTTTAGATGAAATGATAGATGAATATGAAATAGATGCGGTAATAGAAGTAGTGCTTCAAGCATGTCATACTTTCAATATAGAATCACATAAAGTAAAAAGGTTTGTAACTGAAAAGAAGAAGAAACCTTATCTGTGTTTGGAAACAGACTATTCAAAAACGGATGTAGGACAGATAAATACGAGAGTAAATGCTCTAATAGAGATGCTATAG